The Gemmatimonadota bacterium genomic sequence CGTCGATCCGACGCATGGCCAGCCTGAACGGGGTGAAGATGGAAGCGGCGGAGGCGCGGGCGGTCGTGAAGTACTTCGCGAACACGCAGGGGCTCGCGCCAGCCGAGGTGAAGCCCGCCCGGTTCGAGACCGAGCGTCGCTTGATCGACTACACGTACAGCGATGGTCCGACGGACCGGACGTGCCGTGCCTGTCACTCGGTCGGTCGGGTCCTTTTGCAGCGCCGGACGCGCGCCGAGTGGGAGTTGTTGATCGCCACCCATCGCGGCTACTACCCGAACTCGGATTTTCAGGCGTTTCGGCGCGGCGGGCCTTCGCCGCGGGATTCTGCGCCGGCCCCTCATCCGATGGACCAGGCGATCGCGCACCTCTCGCGGGCCTTCCCGCTGCACACGACCGAGTGGGCCGCATGGTCCGCGACGATGCGTCCGGCGCCACTCGAGGGCACGTGGGTGCTGTCCGGGAATGAGCCGGGGCGCGGTGCATTCTACGGCAAGCTGGTCGCGACGAAGGTCCCTGGGACTGACGATGAGTTCACCACGCGGGCGACGTATCGATATGCGCGCGATGGCCGGACCGTGACGCGAGACGGCCGCTCCATTGTTTACACCGGCCACCAGTGGCGCGGCCGATCCACGCCCACTGGGGCGACGCCAGATAGCGCGTGGCGCGAAGTCGTGTCGGTAGAGCCCGGCTGGCAGGAGATGAGCGGTCGCTGGTTTCGCGGTGGTTACGACGAATTCGGGATGGACGTGACGATGCGTCGGAGCGCCGGGAGCGTGGCATTGCTCGGGGTGGAGCCGCGGGGGCTGCGGGCGGGAACCAAGGACGCCGACGTCACCGTATTCGGTTCCAACCTGCCGCGCGTTGCCGCCGCAACCGGGGTCGACTTCGGCCCTGGGGTCACCGTGTCGCGCATTGTACGCTCGACGCCGGATGAGTTGGTGCTCAAGGTGTCGGTGGACGACGCGGTGCGTCCCGGAGCGCGCGACCTGTTTGTCGGCGGCGCGTCGTTGCGGGGGGCGGTGGTCGCGTATCGCACCGTCGACCGGGTGCGCGTGACCCCGCAGTGGGGAATGGCCCGCGCCGGTGGTGTGCGCTTTCCCAAGCAGTTCGCGCAATTCGAGGCCATCGGGATGGCGAATGGTCCCGACGGCAAGCCGGAGACCGCGGACGACCTCGACCTCGGCGTGGTTCCCGTGACGTGGGCGCTTGAGGAGTATGGGGTGACCTACAAGGATGACGACATCCAGTACGTCGGGACGCTGGACCAGAAGGGGTTCTTCACGCCGAACCTTGACGGGCCCAACCCCCAACGCAGCGGGAGCCGCAACAATATCGGTGACGTGTGGGTGGTGGCGACCCACACGCCCGCAGCCCCGGGGGCACGTCCCCTCAAGGGGCGGGCGCACATGATCGTGACCGTGCCCTTGTACATGCGTTGGGAACCGACCCGGACCTCCCCATGATGTTGCTCCGGCGAGGCGAGTATCACGCGTTCGAGGCCGACGGAGCCCCGCACGTCTACCTCGTGCCATCGGCCGCGGTGTTCCGCCTCGATGGGGCGTCGGAGGCCGTGCTCGACGCGTTAGGCGCCGAGGACCTCACCCCCGAGGCGCTGTCGGCACGGCTGGCCGACCGCTTTTCCGCACCGGTGGTGCAGGAGACGGTGCACGAGTTGATGGGGGCCCAGGCGATCAAGACGGTGCAGGCGCCCGCGCCGCGCCCTGCCGTGCCGGGGCCCCGCCGACGGATTCCGCTGACCACGCTCGTCCTGAACGTGACGAGCAAGTGCAACCTGAGCTGCAAGTATTGCTACGAATACGGTGAGGACCGGCTCGTGGAGCCGTCCACCAAGCCGCGGTTCATGAGCGAGGAGACGGCGCGCGAAAGCGTCGACTTCATGTTTGCCGAGGCCGGCGATGCCCCCCGCGTGCACCTGACGTTCTTTGGCGGCGAGACGCTGCTGAACTTCAAGGTGTTGCGCTTCGCGATGTCGTACGCGAAGGAGAAAGCGGTCGCCCTCGGTAAGGAAGTGGATGCCAGCCTGACGACCAACGCCACGCTGTTGCGCGACGAGATCATCGACTGGATGGTCGAGCACAACATCGGGGTCACCGTCTCGATGGACGGTGCGCGGGAGCAGCAGGACGCCAACCGCGTCTTCGCCAACGGGATGGGGAGCTACGACAGCGTGATTCCCCGCGTGCAGGAGTTGCTGCGGCGTCATCGCCGTCGGCCGATCGGTGCGCGCGTGACGCTGACGAAGGGGAACCTCAAGGTGCGCGAGATCTACCAGCACCTGAAGCACGACGTCGGCTTCTACGAGGTCGGCTTTGCCCCGGTGACCACCAGCTGGCAGCGCGACTACGCGATTCAGGATGACGGGTTCGAGCAGATGTTGCAGGAATTCCAGTTGCTGGCTCGCGAATTCCTGGAGACGTCACTCGACGGCCGTCATCATGGGTTCAGCAATGTGCGCGATACCCTTGAAGAGATCCACAAGGGCGTGGCCAAGGCCTATCCCTGTGGGGCAGGACTTGGATTGTTAGGTGTTGCGACCGACGGCGACGTGGCCCTCTGCCACCGCTTTGCCGGCTCCGACTCGCACAAGCTGGGCACAGTGCGAGACGGGATCGACCACGGGCGGCAGGACGAGTACCTGCGGTCGCATCACATTGACCACAAGACCGACTGCCGGACGTGCTGGGCGCGGTCACTGTGCGCTGGCGGGTGTTACCATGAGGCGCACACCCGGTACGGGTCGACGGCCCAGCCCAACCTGCACTATTGCGAATGGATCCGTCGCTGGAGCGCGACGTGCCTGGAAGTGTACGCAACGCTGGCCGCGCGGCGGCCAGAGTTCCTGAGACAGTTCGACGCCTGAGGAGAGGAGGCCGATGCGCCACCTGAGTGCCATCAATCGCAAGGCCCACGCCATCGACGGCGTGCTCGCCGCCGACGCGGCGCGCGCCGCAGCGACCGGCGACGCACACGATGTCGCGGACGTCGTGGCCCTGCAGCAGCGACAAGACGGGCCACACATCCCGCTCGGCTGCTCGTTTGTCTTTGCCCCCGGGTGGGAAGTCGATAGTTCCGGGTCGACGGCCGGACTCTGTGCGCCGGTCGAGCGCGACCTGTATGACTGCTATGTCACCTGCTTCTGGCCGATCCACGTGCCAGACCTGTACAATCACGCGCCCGACTGGACCGCGAAGTGTGCCGCGGCCCAACAGGATTGGCGCAAGATTGACCTGATCTTCCCATGAGCTTGCCCAACTCCGTCGTGCAGCTCGCCGCCTCCGCGGCGTGGCTGTTCCTGGTTGCGCAGGGCGCCGCGGCCCAGCCCGTCAGTGGCGGCACCGGCACGGTGTATTACGCGACCTACGCCAAGAAGATCTTCGTCATCGACGAAGCGTCGCTCGCGGTGAAGGACTCCATGCCGGTGTCGATCGGCATCCCGTTCGGGATGACGCTTTCCGGTGATCGGCAGCACCTGTACACGACCGAGCCCACGCGGCAGTGGTTCGAGGTCTTCGACCTCAAGACGCGCAAGGCGATCTCGAAGTTCACGCTCTCTGACGATACGCGAGAGGTGCGCATCTCGGGGTTCAACGTGGACCCGAAAGAGCGGTATGCCGTGTTGCTCGTGAAGACCGCGACCAAGAAGTCTGATCGATTTGAGATCGGCAAGCCGACGTTGCTCAAGTACGACCTGCAGAAGAAGGTGGTCACGGACACGATCAAGTGGCCAGCGGGAGAGGAGCGCGACTTCGCGCAGATCGTGCTCTCGCCAGACGGCAACCTGATGTACTTCTTTACGTCCGAGGACATCCTCATCTACGATGCGCTCACCCTCAAGCAGGTCGATCGGTGGGACCTGCAGCGCAGTGTGGACGATGGCCTGGGGCGATGGAACTTCGGATTCCCCGAGAGCCTGTACGAAGAGCCGGGGTTCTTCACCGGGCTCTTTCGTTCGACGGACCCGATCAATAACCGAACGCTGATGGGGGTGGCGCGCGTCGACCTGGCACAGAAGGCTGTGGAGTTCTACTCACTCGGCCCCAGTGACGGTGTGGGATTCTCGCTGGCGCCGGGGCGCCGCCGGGCCTACGGGCTCAAGCAGCAGGTGGGGAACTACCAGTTCTGGATGTATGACCTCGAGAATCGCCGCGTCGCGCAACGCGTGGAATTCGCTGGCCGGCCCCGCATGGGGCTCGACGTATCGACCAACGGTCGTTTGCTCTACGTGCACACGGCGGGTCCGACGATTGACCTGTACGACGCCGAGACACTGCGGTTCGTGCGCACGGTCGAGTATCCCGCGGACATGACGGACTTCCTCCTCGTGCCGTAAGGACATGGAGAGCGGCCACGGGGGCGAATGGCTCCCCGTGGCCTGGTGTGTACCTCGCGATGCTGCCCCCTGACCTTCTTCGGGCCCTCGGGTTCGTGCGTCGCCATGCGTGGCGCCTGGTGCCGGTCGTTGGGCTCACCCTGTTCGCGACCGCTCTCTCGCTATCTCAGCCCTTCCTGTCGCGCATCCTGGTTGATCGGGCCCTGCTCGGGCGGGATGTGCGCATCCTCGCATGGACGGTCCTCGGCTTCCTGGGGCTCACGGCGCTGAGCCTGGCCTGCAATGCCATCGCCGGGTTGCGCTACACACGGGTCTCCGCCGACATCCTGTTCGAGATGCGCCTCGAGGTCCTGGCGCACCTGCAGCGGCTTTCGCCGCGCTACTTCACTGCGACTCCCCTCGGGCAGATCGCATCGCGGATCAACAGCGACATCGCCGAGATCCAGCGCGTGGTGAGTGAGGTGGCCCTCGCCTGGATCGGGCAGGTGGTGTTTCTCGTGGGGAGTGTCGTGATGCTGGTCGTGCTGGACGTGCGCCTCTTTCTGTTGACGCTGGTGGCCTTTCCGCCGGCGCTCGTCTCGCTGGTCTGGTATCGCCGCCGGTTGGAAGGGTCCGTGACCGAGGTGCGGGAGCACAGTGCGGGGGTGGGCACGTTCTTGATCGAGGCGTTGCAAGGGATGCGGCTGCTGGTGGCGCACAACGCCGAGTTCCGCTCGCGCGAGGAGTTCGCGCGTCGCAACGAGGGATTCGTCGGTGCGCTGATGTCGATGCGACGTCTCACCTACCTCGCGGGTGGGCTCCCAGGGGTTGTCCTCTCGGTCGGGAGTGCGGCGGTGTTTTTTTACGGCGGGTGGCGCGTGATCACGGGCGAGATCTCGATGGGGACGATGGTGGCCTTCGTGGCGTACCAGATGCGCCTGCTGTCGCCGGTGCAGGGATTGATGGGTATCTACACGAGTGTTGCAGCTGCCCGGGTGTCCCTGCGACGGGTCCAGGAGATCCTGGACACCCCGGTGGCCGTGCCCGACGGCGCGGTGTCCAGCCCGGTCCCGGAGGTGCGTGGGGCGATCGCCGTGCGGGGGGTGAGCTACCAGTACGATCGCGGGGCCGTACTGCGTGATGTCTCGTTCGACGTCGCGGCGGGGGAATGGGTGGCGATCGTCGGGGCCAGCGGCGGCGGCAAGTCGAGCCTGGCAGACCTGCTGGTGCGGTACGCGGACCCAGACCGGGGCCAGCTGACGCTGGACGGCCACGACTTGCGGCAGTTCCCGCTCACCGATGTGCGTCGTGCGGTGTTGGTCGTTGACGGCGAGCCGTTCGTCCTTCATGCATCGGTACGCGACAACCTGCGCCTTGCGTCCCCGGATGCCCCGGATGAACGCCTGGTCGACGCGTTGGCGCAGGCAGGGATGGGGGCATGGCTCGCGGCCGCTCCCGAGGGGCTGGCGACGGTCCTTGGTGAACGCGGCCGCGCGCTGTCGTCCGGCGAGCGCCAGCGACTGGCGATTGCGCGCGCCATCCTCGCGGATCCCCCGGTGCTGATTCTCGATGAAGCGACCGGGGCGCTCGACGTGGCGACGGAAGGTGCCCTGCTCGACGCGCTGCGTCCCTGGCTCGCGCGGCGCACGGTCCTCTGCATTACGCACCGACCGTCGGTAGCGGCGATGGCGGCCCGGACGATCAGCCTGCGAGATGGCACCGTCGCTCCCGCCGAAGGAGCCGTGGCATGACGGGCCACGGGCGAGCTCCAGTCCGGGTGGCGGTGATCGACAGCGGGATCGCGGCAGGCCATCCTCACGTCGGCCGGGTGGTCGGGGGGACGGCACTCGTGGGCGAGGACCCGAGTGCATGGCAGGACCGACTTGGGCACGGGACGGCGGTTGCGGGGGCGATCAGCGACTTGGCGCCAGGGGTGGAGCTGTTGTCGGTACGCGTGTTCGACACGACGCTCGCGACCACCGCGCGCTTGCTCTGTCAGGCGATCGACTGGGCCGCGGATCAGGGTGCCGACCTCATCAACCTGAGTGTCGGGACGACGAACGAGGCGCACCGGCCCCTGTTTGAGGCGGCGGTTTCCCGTGCCAGGGAACGGGGTGCATGGGTCGTCGCGGCGGCGATGGATCGTTCGGTGGGTCTTCTGCCCGGCATGCTCAATGGGGTCGTCGGCGTCGTGGCCGATCCCTCGTGCCCGAGGGGCGAGGTGCGCCAGGTCATGGGGACCGTCGGCGTTCAGCTGGGGGCCTCGCCTCGCCCGCGTCCCATCCCCGGGGTGCCGCCGGAGCGCAACCTGAGCGGCGTCTCCTTTGCTGTCGCGAACGCGACGGGAGTCCTCGCCGCTATGCGGGGGAGCGCTCACCCCATCGACCTGGCCGTGTGGCCCGGCGATCGGTAGAAGTGATGGCACCCCTGCGAAAGCGGGGGACTGACCGGCTATCTTGCCGTGCCGATCCACTGTCCCAAGCCTGAGCCCCGATGTCCCATCCCGACGTCATGGAGAAACTCGTGTCGCTGTGTAAGCGACGCGGCTTCATCTTCCAGTCCTCCGAGATCTATGGAGGCGCGGGCTCGGTGTGGGACTACGGGCCGCTCGGCGTGGAGCTCAAGAAGAACCTGAAGGACCGCTGGTGGCACGCGATGGTCCGCTCCCGAGACGATATCGAGGGGCTGGATGCGGCCATCCTGATGCATCCCCGTGTCTGGGAGGCTTCCGGTCACGTCGCGGGCTTCACCGATCCCATGGTGGACTGCAAGGCATGCAAGGCGCGTTTTCGGGCCGACAAGCTCGAGGATGCCCAGTGCCCGCGGAAACCGAGCAAGACCCCTGGCGCACACGGGGACTGCCAGTTGACCGAGCCGCGCCTGTTCAACCTGATGTTCAAGACGCACATCGGGCCGATGGAAGACACGGCGAGCGTCGCCTACCTGCGGCCGGAGACGGCACAGGGGATCTACGTGAACTTCCTCAATGTGCAGCAGGCGTCACGCCAGAAGATCCCCTTCGGCATCGCGCAGATTGGCAAGGCGTTCCGCAACGAGATCACGCCCGGGAATTTCATCTTCCGCACGCGTGAGTTCGAGCAGATGGAGATGCAGTTCTTCGTTGATCCCCAGGCGGACCACATGGAGTGGTTCGAGTACTGGAAGGCGCAGCGCATGGCGTGGCATCGGTCGCTGGGCCTCGACGAGGGCCGCTTGCTCTTCCACCAGCACACCGACAAGGAGCTGGCCCACTACGCACGGGCGGCGTTCGACATCCAGTTCGACTTTGGCGGGACCCTCGGCTTCCAGGAGATCGAGGGGGTGCACCACCGCGGGGATTTTGACCTCGGACGACACCAGGAGTATTCGTCCAAGCGGCTGGAGTATGTGGACCAGGTGTCCAATCGCCGCTACATACCGTTTGTCGTCGAGACGTCGGTGGGGGCGGACCGGACCACGTTGGCTGTGCTCGTGAACGGCTACCGTGAAGAAGAGGTCCCCGGGGAGAGCGAGGGTCGGGTGGTGCTCAAGCTCGACCCGCGCGTCGCGCCGGTGAAGGCCGGCATTTTCCCGCTGGTCAAGAAGGATGGGATGCCGGAGTTCGCCGACAAGCTGGCGAAGGAGCTGCGCGTGCGTTTCCCCGTCTTCCTCGACGAGAGTGGAGCCATTGGACGGCGCTACCGTCGGCAGGATGAGGTCGGGACCCCATTCTGCCTTACCGTCGATGGACAAACGATGCAGGACGGGTCGGTGACCGTCCGGGACCGCGACACCCTGGCGCAGGAGCGGGTGGCCGCGGACCAGGTGGCCGCCTACCTCGCCGCGCGCGTCTCCTGAGTGTTGGTGTTGGCGCGCACCCAGCGCGCCAACATCTCCTCCATGTCCCGCGGGATGATCGGCTTCGCCAGGTAGTCGTCCATTCCGGCGGCGATGCAGCGCTCGCGGTCCCCGACGAGCGCATTCGCCGTCAAGGCGATGATGGGGACGCGACGACCCATCGCGCCTTCGTCCTCGCGAATGCGCGCCGTGGCCTCGAAGCCGTCCATCTCCGGCATGTCGCAGTCCATAAAGACACAGTCGTAGTGTTCGGCGAGCACCATCTCCAGCGCCTGCCGCCCGTCCGCCGCACATGCCACGGTGCAGCCGAGGTTTTGAAGCATCGCTTCAGCGACGAGCCGGTTGACGTCATTGTCTTCGGCGATGAGGACGCGGACCCCTTCGAATGTCGGGCGCACCTCGTGCTGCTCTCCCGTGAGTCGACCTTGGAGTCGGACGGGTTCCAAGGCACTGTCGGGGCCATCGCGCAGCTCAGCCACGCAGTCGAGAAGCGCCTGGGTGAACACCGGGATCCGCGCCAGGGGCTTCGCGAGGATACGGGCGCGAGATCCGGAGAGGAGCTCCTGCAACGTCTGCCGTCGGCGCGCCCCGGTGATGGCTATGCATCGACACCGACTCACGGAGGCGCGGGATTCAGTCACCCGAATGGCGGTGGCGGTGTCCCACTCAGCCGGTTGGTCGTCGATGACCACGATCGCGTGGGTGCCTGCCGGCAGCCCGTCAAGAGCGATCGGAATGTCGCGCGGGTGATTCACCTGGGAATGGCCAACGCCGAGGTGACCAAGGAGCGCGGATGCGGCCGCCGCGAGGATGGCGCAATCCGCGACCAGGATCACGTGTGCTCCAGCGAGTTCGTCCACGGCGGCCGGAACATCCGGAGTGTTCGGGACGGGCAGCGAAAACCAGAAGGTGGAGCCTTCGCCCGGTTGGGACGTGACCCCGATCTGGCCGCCCATCGCCTCGACGAGGCGCCGGGAGATCGCCAGGCCGAGCCCCGTCCCGCCGAATCGCCGTGTGGTGCTGCTGTCGGCCTGCGAGAACTTCTCAAAGATGAGTTGCTGTTTGTCTGCCGGAATGCCGATGCCGGTATCGCGCACGCTGAACCGCAGGACATCTGGCGCGGGACGCTCGATGCGCACGGTCACCCCGCCGCGTTCCGTGAACTTTGCGGCGTTTCCGCAGAGGTTGATGAGCACCTGCCGCAAACGCTTGGGGTCGCCGACGAAGTGCGGGATCGGGGGACAGTCCCAGTGTACCACCAACTCCAGTCCCTTTTCGTCAATGCGCGGGTTGACGAAGTCGGTAACCTCGGCCACGGTGGTCCGGAGATCGAAGTCAATCGACTCCAACTCGAGCTTGCCGGCCTCGATCTTGGAGAAGTCGAGGATGTCGTCAATGAGTGTGAGGAGGATCTCGCCGGAGCGGCGGATGGTCTGCGCGTACTCTTCCTGCTGCGCCGTGAGCCCCGTGCCGAGGAGGAGGTGGGCGACGCCGATCACCCCGTTCATGGGCGTGCGAATCTCGTGGCTCATCGCGGCGAGGAACTCGCTCTTGGCGCGATTCGCCCGATCGGAGAGGTCGCGGGAATGGGCGAGCTCGGCCTCGACTTCCTTCTGGCGGGTGATGTCGACGTGGATGCCGACCATGCGCGCGGGTAGCCCGTGTGCGTCGTGCTCGATCAAGCGACCGAGGGCAAGGATCCAGACCCAGCGCCCGGCCTTGTGCTTCATGCGAAACTCCACGCGGTACAGTCGCGTCTGTCCCGCGAGGTGCGCCTTCAGGGCTTCGTCAATTGCCGTCAGGTCTTCGTTGTGCACGAGGGAGAGCCACCGGCTTCCGGATCCCTCGATTTCGCTTTCTGCATAACCGACCAGGTGACACCACTGCCGGTCGAAGACGGCGGCATCGGTGGTGGGGTTCCAGTCCCAGCGACCAATCCCGGTCGCGTCGAGGATCAGGTCGTGCCGTTCCTCGGCCGCCCGGAGGTCCTCGATGGCCCGTCGTCGCTCGCGGTCGACGCGAATCGCGGAGAGGATCTGTCCGCAGGTGGCGACGGTCAGTCCGCAGTCTGCGGCGACATCGGCATCGTAGTCCATGCCACGATTGGCCAGGCCCACCATGCCAATCGTGGCGCCGCCGACCATGATCGGGATCGCGGCGATGTTGCGAAGGGTCGGTGCGTCCGGCAAGTGACCGTGGGCGAGGTCCTCGCGAGTCGCGGGGTTCGCGAACCGCGGCACGGTCCCTTCGGCGGCCGCCTCGAAAAACGCGCCCGGGCGCAGAAATTCCATTCCGAGGCCGGCGCTGGCCTCGTAGTACGACAGTTCCTCCTCGCTCCAGGAATCTGACAAGACCGCGTGCAGCTGGAAGAATCGCGTCCCGGCCTCCTCTCGCAGCTCGGCGATGAACCCGTACTCGGAGCCGGATGCCTCCAGAAAGAGCGCGACGAGGGCCTGACACACGCGTTCTGTAGGCGCCCCTCCGATGAACAGCGCCTGGATCTCGCGGAGCTGATTCAGTGCTTCCTTCGCCCGGACGACCTCTGCCTCGGCGTTCCGCTGCGCCGTGACATCCACAAAGGTGGAGACGACACCGTTACGCTGGCTGCCCTGCTCGACGCGTGCGGTATTGATGGAGATCCAGTTCAGGCTCCCGTCAGGGCGGTGGACCCCCATGATGACCCCACGCTGGGGTTCCCCGGTGCGCAGGGTCACCATGGCGGGGTGGTCACTCCCCGGGAAGTCAGTCCCATCCACGCGGACCGCGCGCCAGCGGGCGTCCACCGAGGAGCGACCGAGAAGCTGGTCGTTGGTCAGCCCGAGGAGCTGGGAGGCGGCGGGGTTGGCTTCCACGATGGCGCCGGCCTCGTCCTGGAGGACGATTCCCTCAGCAACCGTTTCGAATACCGTTTGGAGCCGGGCGAACATGGGCTTTGATTTCAGGCGGGAAGCCGGGGCATTCCGGAGTGTCGGGCGGGTGGGGGCTGCAGTTGAGTCCTCGCTTCCCTGACAACGTCACCGTATTTGCATTTTTTCACTTGTCCTAACATGAGAAGCCTCCGGCCATCGGCCGTTGGACTTGAGTCCATCCTGTGGGATACCGTCAAGGACCTGCAGGCCGTGATCCGCTTGGAGTCGGTCAACCCGCCAGGGAACGAGCTGGCGGTAGCCCGATACGTGCACGACATCCTGCACCGGCACGGGGTGAGCTCGCAGCTGTACGAGCCGGCCCCCGGGCGGGGGATCGTGATCGGGCGGGTGCGCGGTCGTGGCACCAGTCCCCCCTTGCTCCTGATGGCCCACATGGACGTGGTCGGCGTGGAGCGGGACAAGTGGAGCACGCCCCCGTTTGGGGGTGAGGTGCTT encodes the following:
- the peaB gene encoding quinohemoprotein amine dehydrogenase maturation protein, with the protein product MMLLRRGEYHAFEADGAPHVYLVPSAAVFRLDGASEAVLDALGAEDLTPEALSARLADRFSAPVVQETVHELMGAQAIKTVQAPAPRPAVPGPRRRIPLTTLVLNVTSKCNLSCKYCYEYGEDRLVEPSTKPRFMSEETARESVDFMFAEAGDAPRVHLTFFGGETLLNFKVLRFAMSYAKEKAVALGKEVDASLTTNATLLRDEIIDWMVEHNIGVTVSMDGAREQQDANRVFANGMGSYDSVIPRVQELLRRHRRRPIGARVTLTKGNLKVREIYQHLKHDVGFYEVGFAPVTTSWQRDYAIQDDGFEQMLQEFQLLAREFLETSLDGRHHGFSNVRDTLEEIHKGVAKAYPCGAGLGLLGVATDGDVALCHRFAGSDSHKLGTVRDGIDHGRQDEYLRSHHIDHKTDCRTCWARSLCAGGCYHEAHTRYGSTAQPNLHYCEWIRRWSATCLEVYATLAARRPEFLRQFDA
- the peaA gene encoding quinohemoprotein amine dehydrogenase subunit alpha, translated to MRVWRALTTVVIWSTPAGVALAQGGATAPDTGGFVVRDPLVLRKCGGCHKADSTGRVARLSWIRKAPEGWEASIRRMASLNGVKMEAAEARAVVKYFANTQGLAPAEVKPARFETERRLIDYTYSDGPTDRTCRACHSVGRVLLQRRTRAEWELLIATHRGYYPNSDFQAFRRGGPSPRDSAPAPHPMDQAIAHLSRAFPLHTTEWAAWSATMRPAPLEGTWVLSGNEPGRGAFYGKLVATKVPGTDDEFTTRATYRYARDGRTVTRDGRSIVYTGHQWRGRSTPTGATPDSAWREVVSVEPGWQEMSGRWFRGGYDEFGMDVTMRRSAGSVALLGVEPRGLRAGTKDADVTVFGSNLPRVAAATGVDFGPGVTVSRIVRSTPDELVLKVSVDDAVRPGARDLFVGGASLRGAVVAYRTVDRVRVTPQWGMARAGGVRFPKQFAQFEAIGMANGPDGKPETADDLDLGVVPVTWALEEYGVTYKDDDIQYVGTLDQKGFFTPNLDGPNPQRSGSRNNIGDVWVVATHTPAAPGARPLKGRAHMIVTVPLYMRWEPTRTSP
- a CDS encoding PAS domain S-box protein, with protein sequence MFARLQTVFETVAEGIVLQDEAGAIVEANPAASQLLGLTNDQLLGRSSVDARWRAVRVDGTDFPGSDHPAMVTLRTGEPQRGVIMGVHRPDGSLNWISINTARVEQGSQRNGVVSTFVDVTAQRNAEAEVVRAKEALNQLREIQALFIGGAPTERVCQALVALFLEASGSEYGFIAELREEAGTRFFQLHAVLSDSWSEEELSYYEASAGLGMEFLRPGAFFEAAAEGTVPRFANPATREDLAHGHLPDAPTLRNIAAIPIMVGGATIGMVGLANRGMDYDADVAADCGLTVATCGQILSAIRVDRERRRAIEDLRAAEERHDLILDATGIGRWDWNPTTDAAVFDRQWCHLVGYAESEIEGSGSRWLSLVHNEDLTAIDEALKAHLAGQTRLYRVEFRMKHKAGRWVWILALGRLIEHDAHGLPARMVGIHVDITRQKEVEAELAHSRDLSDRANRAKSEFLAAMSHEIRTPMNGVIGVAHLLLGTGLTAQQEEYAQTIRRSGEILLTLIDDILDFSKIEAGKLELESIDFDLRTTVAEVTDFVNPRIDEKGLELVVHWDCPPIPHFVGDPKRLRQVLINLCGNAAKFTERGGVTVRIERPAPDVLRFSVRDTGIGIPADKQQLIFEKFSQADSSTTRRFGGTGLGLAISRRLVEAMGGQIGVTSQPGEGSTFWFSLPVPNTPDVPAAVDELAGAHVILVADCAILAAAASALLGHLGVGHSQVNHPRDIPIALDGLPAGTHAIVVIDDQPAEWDTATAIRVTESRASVSRCRCIAITGARRRQTLQELLSGSRARILAKPLARIPVFTQALLDCVAELRDGPDSALEPVRLQGRLTGEQHEVRPTFEGVRVLIAEDNDVNRLVAEAMLQNLGCTVACAADGRQALEMVLAEHYDCVFMDCDMPEMDGFEATARIREDEGAMGRRVPIIALTANALVGDRERCIAAGMDDYLAKPIIPRDMEEMLARWVRANTNTQETRAAR
- the qhpC gene encoding quinohemoprotein amine dehydrogenase subunit gamma, coding for MRHLSAINRKAHAIDGVLAADAARAAATGDAHDVADVVALQQRQDGPHIPLGCSFVFAPGWEVDSSGSTAGLCAPVERDLYDCYVTCFWPIHVPDLYNHAPDWTAKCAAAQQDWRKIDLIFP
- a CDS encoding ABC transporter ATP-binding protein produces the protein MLPPDLLRALGFVRRHAWRLVPVVGLTLFATALSLSQPFLSRILVDRALLGRDVRILAWTVLGFLGLTALSLACNAIAGLRYTRVSADILFEMRLEVLAHLQRLSPRYFTATPLGQIASRINSDIAEIQRVVSEVALAWIGQVVFLVGSVVMLVVLDVRLFLLTLVAFPPALVSLVWYRRRLEGSVTEVREHSAGVGTFLIEALQGMRLLVAHNAEFRSREEFARRNEGFVGALMSMRRLTYLAGGLPGVVLSVGSAAVFFYGGWRVITGEISMGTMVAFVAYQMRLLSPVQGLMGIYTSVAAARVSLRRVQEILDTPVAVPDGAVSSPVPEVRGAIAVRGVSYQYDRGAVLRDVSFDVAAGEWVAIVGASGGGKSSLADLLVRYADPDRGQLTLDGHDLRQFPLTDVRRAVLVVDGEPFVLHASVRDNLRLASPDAPDERLVDALAQAGMGAWLAAAPEGLATVLGERGRALSSGERQRLAIARAILADPPVLILDEATGALDVATEGALLDALRPWLARRTVLCITHRPSVAAMAARTISLRDGTVAPAEGAVA
- a CDS encoding glycine--tRNA ligase, with amino-acid sequence MSHPDVMEKLVSLCKRRGFIFQSSEIYGGAGSVWDYGPLGVELKKNLKDRWWHAMVRSRDDIEGLDAAILMHPRVWEASGHVAGFTDPMVDCKACKARFRADKLEDAQCPRKPSKTPGAHGDCQLTEPRLFNLMFKTHIGPMEDTASVAYLRPETAQGIYVNFLNVQQASRQKIPFGIAQIGKAFRNEITPGNFIFRTREFEQMEMQFFVDPQADHMEWFEYWKAQRMAWHRSLGLDEGRLLFHQHTDKELAHYARAAFDIQFDFGGTLGFQEIEGVHHRGDFDLGRHQEYSSKRLEYVDQVSNRRYIPFVVETSVGADRTTLAVLVNGYREEEVPGESEGRVVLKLDPRVAPVKAGIFPLVKKDGMPEFADKLAKELRVRFPVFLDESGAIGRRYRRQDEVGTPFCLTVDGQTMQDGSVTVRDRDTLAQERVAADQVAAYLAARVS
- a CDS encoding S8 family serine peptidase — encoded protein: MTGHGRAPVRVAVIDSGIAAGHPHVGRVVGGTALVGEDPSAWQDRLGHGTAVAGAISDLAPGVELLSVRVFDTTLATTARLLCQAIDWAADQGADLINLSVGTTNEAHRPLFEAAVSRARERGAWVVAAAMDRSVGLLPGMLNGVVGVVADPSCPRGEVRQVMGTVGVQLGASPRPRPIPGVPPERNLSGVSFAVANATGVLAAMRGSAHPIDLAVWPGDR